One segment of Triticum aestivum cultivar Chinese Spring chromosome 2A, IWGSC CS RefSeq v2.1, whole genome shotgun sequence DNA contains the following:
- the LOC123185377 gene encoding EPIDERMAL PATTERNING FACTOR-like protein 2 → MVHLLQCSGSTHMSLPLFFLSVLLLLPSMESAHSDAGRLPLRLLEIGSSKEEKGGHRGEMMKMERRGLIGSRPPRCESVCMSCGHCKAVQVPIVPQDHKQRAGREHHDAASDIDAAMLAAYKGNGGISDYKPLRWKCRCGSIILDP, encoded by the exons ATGGTCCATCTTTTGCAATGCAGTGGCAGTACCCATATGTCGTTGCCTCTGTTCTTCCTctcagtcctcctcctcctcccctccatgGAGTCAGCACATTCAGATGCTG GGAGGTTGCCACTGAGGTTACTAGAGATTGGCAGCAGTAAG GAGGAGAAGGGGGGACACAGAGGGGAGATGATGAAGATGGAACGGAGGGGCCTGATCGGATCAAGGCCACCAAGGTGTGAGAGTGTGTGCATGTCTTGTGGCCACTGCAAGGCAGTGCAGGTGCCCATAGTGCCACAGGATCACAAGCAGAGAGCTGGCCGAGAACACCATGATGCGGCGAGTGACATCGATGCAGCGATGCTCGCTGCCTACAAGGGCAATGGTGGCATCTCGGACTACAAACCTCTGAGATGGAAGTGTAGGTGTGGAAGCATAATACTTGATCCATGA